Proteins co-encoded in one Desulfatiglans anilini DSM 4660 genomic window:
- a CDS encoding DUF4365 domain-containing protein, with protein MSLLPPIEIESELSYAYLHAVAAQAGMSCQVSERQADKMGVDAIIRAKERFAKDSIFTDLALDVQLKATISKPKRNNNKISYFLDGVDRYDKLRSETVTPPRILVVLFLPENQLEWLKCGEEELSLRRCAWWVSLKGAPPTENTSGTTIYLPENQYFHPDRLREIMTRLSREEELLYAG; from the coding sequence ATGTCGCTGCTGCCACCCATTGAGATTGAGTCTGAGTTGAGCTATGCCTATCTCCACGCAGTAGCTGCTCAAGCAGGCATGTCATGTCAAGTTTCTGAACGGCAAGCTGACAAGATGGGGGTAGACGCAATCATCCGAGCAAAAGAGAGATTTGCTAAAGATTCAATATTCACTGATTTAGCTCTAGATGTCCAACTTAAGGCTACCATCTCGAAACCTAAACGCAATAATAATAAAATATCATATTTTCTAGATGGCGTGGATCGTTATGATAAGCTTCGCAGTGAAACGGTTACCCCGCCGAGAATCCTTGTTGTGCTATTTCTGCCAGAAAATCAGCTGGAATGGTTAAAATGTGGTGAAGAGGAGCTTTCGCTTCGCCGATGTGCTTGGTGGGTTAGCCTTAAAGGAGCGCCACCCACTGAAAACACATCCGGAACGACGATTTATCTGCCCGAAAATCAGTATTTTCATCCGGATAGATTGCGTGAGATAATGACTCGGCTTTCGAGAGAAGAGGAGCTTCTGTATGCCGGATAA